In Actinomyces weissii, a genomic segment contains:
- a CDS encoding UrvD/REP family ATP-dependent DNA helicase, whose amino-acid sequence MPSQPASPVVKLLPPLAPVPLPQPDSCGQLVLEAVRGGGNLVVLGAAGTGKTELALHALVEAVGQGRDTVLLAPTRARADRLRQRAAHLLAQAGKGAGEVRVRTPVSLAQSILTTFLTRRPDPLPPPVLLTGTEEDTVLAQMVQAVEWPGLAPEAVGSRALRSELRNVLARAGELGVGAEELRELGQVLQVPVWEPVSALLRTWDAQGRASAARRSQVRKMDSVRLQDRAAEALRDWDREGVLEPRPVPALVLVDDYQDCTAATARLLAQLAQPDTQGHRAQVVVFGDPDVAVETFRGGSPSLLEEARSRRTLAAQLLVLGVRHRGNAALLKVWQDQAARVPVTGSPAYRQASFPDVPDLPAPSRRAGQVRQYLPGVPEVPEVPAVPDRDGQAGLGVALRTGTPSAGSAQDGAPHGVSVLLASSPVQEAAQVARTLRAEHVHHGTSWSSMAVVVRSAKQVRVVAGELRRRGVPLAASQPAVLLRSEPAAAALLDVVQAAVAQQLGQGPGSLPEHAAAMALLGSPLVGLSSLDLRRLRRHLRQGRAAEASPDQYLLETVSSPEAAAGLAQEQVGSPLRHQWALVWRAAQIIAALRRLTGPAAGTLQAGGLGAALVPPEEGAATALAEGGAASSVAGKGPVPSPAGGGAQAGGQPAAAPGPDVEALLWAAWEASGCAARWQATALGLPAPNETVGPAATASAGTPKVWPSPQDGRVDPELQEAAEHDLDVVTTLFKRAEVWAERHPGARAQDFLAEVAAEALPSDSVAPQGIRPEGVQVLTPASAAGGQWELVAVMGLERDAWPDLRLRDSLTRSGLLVDAVTGRLPLGADGTPRSQVDPVLARAQVRGDERRMLLAALTRASRRLLVTAVSDAEHAPSSFLLEIAQAAGTPVLDDDGQPLLQEDVGDLTLRGLVAELRQHLLVGALPEASDTRRARAQAAAQLLAELADQGVTGAAPEQWLGLQGPTSQEPLVAAGQVVQVSPSAVESLTQCPLRWFLQRHGAGDAPSVAQRLGDLVHQLAQEQEEQGLSRDRLLERFETLLPTLGYPATWLGQVAADHAREVVERLATYLESVLEPALVEQEITAELLLEPAAGSPGAPVPVRVSGRIDRLERLPGPSTAPQGKVRLIDLKTGQRVYSEASRHPQLATYRLALEANGYEVDGAALVLLGKEPRKRHGGLPALEPPGAALDPSPDPDSGQDWARELLREAAQAASGPTLLARSGEQCRSCSVKDSCPIQPEGRRTIV is encoded by the coding sequence ATGCCTTCCCAACCCGCCAGCCCCGTCGTCAAGCTGCTGCCGCCCTTGGCGCCGGTGCCGCTGCCACAGCCTGACTCCTGCGGCCAGCTGGTCCTGGAGGCGGTGCGGGGCGGAGGGAACCTGGTGGTGCTGGGTGCGGCGGGCACCGGCAAGACGGAGCTGGCCCTGCACGCCCTGGTGGAGGCGGTAGGCCAGGGGCGTGACACCGTGCTGCTGGCCCCCACCCGGGCGCGGGCGGACCGGCTGCGCCAGCGGGCCGCCCACCTGCTGGCTCAGGCCGGGAAAGGCGCCGGGGAGGTGCGCGTGCGCACTCCCGTCTCCCTGGCGCAGAGCATCCTGACCACCTTCCTCACCCGCCGTCCCGACCCGCTGCCCCCACCGGTCCTGCTTACCGGTACGGAGGAGGACACCGTGCTCGCGCAGATGGTCCAGGCCGTGGAGTGGCCGGGGCTGGCGCCGGAGGCGGTGGGCTCCCGGGCTCTGCGCTCCGAGCTGCGCAACGTCCTGGCCCGGGCGGGGGAGCTGGGGGTCGGTGCGGAGGAGCTGCGTGAGCTCGGGCAGGTGCTCCAGGTGCCGGTGTGGGAGCCGGTCTCCGCCCTGCTGCGCACCTGGGACGCGCAGGGGCGGGCCTCGGCGGCGCGGCGCTCCCAGGTACGCAAGATGGACAGCGTGCGCCTGCAGGACCGGGCCGCGGAGGCACTGCGTGACTGGGACCGTGAAGGCGTCCTGGAGCCCCGGCCGGTCCCCGCGCTGGTGCTGGTGGACGACTACCAGGACTGCACCGCTGCCACCGCCCGGCTGCTGGCCCAGCTCGCCCAGCCGGACACGCAGGGGCACCGTGCCCAGGTGGTGGTGTTCGGTGACCCGGACGTGGCGGTGGAGACCTTCCGGGGCGGTTCCCCCAGCCTGCTGGAGGAGGCCCGGTCCCGCAGGACCCTGGCGGCGCAGCTGCTGGTCCTGGGCGTCCGGCACCGAGGTAACGCCGCCCTGCTCAAGGTATGGCAGGACCAGGCCGCCCGGGTTCCGGTCACCGGGAGCCCGGCCTACCGGCAGGCGTCCTTCCCGGACGTGCCGGACCTCCCTGCACCTTCCCGGAGAGCAGGCCAGGTGCGACAGTACCTCCCGGGCGTGCCGGAGGTCCCGGAGGTACCGGCGGTGCCGGACCGGGACGGGCAGGCTGGACTAGGGGTGGCCCTCCGCACCGGCACCCCGTCAGCAGGCTCGGCGCAGGACGGCGCGCCCCACGGCGTCAGCGTGCTCCTGGCCTCCTCCCCGGTGCAGGAGGCAGCGCAGGTGGCCCGTACCCTGCGCGCGGAGCACGTCCACCACGGCACGTCCTGGAGCAGCATGGCCGTGGTGGTGCGCTCCGCCAAGCAGGTGCGGGTGGTCGCGGGGGAGCTACGACGGCGGGGAGTCCCCCTGGCGGCCTCTCAGCCAGCGGTTCTGCTGCGCTCGGAGCCTGCTGCTGCCGCTCTGCTGGACGTGGTCCAGGCGGCCGTGGCCCAGCAGCTCGGGCAGGGACCGGGCAGCCTGCCCGAGCACGCGGCGGCCATGGCGCTGCTGGGCAGCCCGCTGGTGGGGCTGAGCAGCCTGGACCTGCGGCGGCTACGGCGTCATCTGCGCCAGGGAAGAGCAGCCGAGGCCAGCCCAGACCAGTACCTTCTGGAGACGGTCAGCAGCCCGGAGGCCGCTGCCGGGCTCGCCCAGGAGCAGGTCGGCTCCCCGCTGCGCCACCAGTGGGCCCTGGTCTGGCGGGCCGCCCAGATCATCGCGGCCCTGCGTAGGCTCACCGGCCCGGCGGCCGGGACGTTGCAGGCGGGCGGTCTTGGGGCCGCGCTCGTCCCGCCGGAGGAGGGGGCCGCTACCGCCTTGGCTGAGGGGGGTGCTGCCAGCTCTGTGGCTGGGAAGGGGCCGGTCCCCTCTCCTGCTGGCGGGGGAGCGCAGGCAGGAGGCCAGCCTGCGGCGGCACCGGGGCCTGACGTGGAGGCCCTGCTGTGGGCCGCCTGGGAGGCCTCCGGCTGCGCCGCCCGCTGGCAGGCCACCGCCCTGGGCCTGCCAGCGCCCAACGAGACCGTGGGCCCCGCCGCCACTGCTTCGGCAGGTACTCCGAAGGTCTGGCCGAGCCCGCAGGACGGCCGGGTGGACCCCGAGCTGCAGGAGGCTGCCGAGCACGACCTCGACGTGGTCACCACCTTGTTCAAGCGCGCGGAGGTCTGGGCGGAGCGGCACCCCGGGGCCCGGGCCCAGGACTTCCTGGCCGAGGTCGCCGCCGAGGCGCTGCCGTCGGACTCTGTGGCCCCCCAAGGCATACGCCCTGAAGGCGTGCAGGTACTCACCCCGGCCAGCGCTGCCGGAGGGCAGTGGGAGCTGGTGGCGGTCATGGGGCTGGAGCGTGACGCCTGGCCGGACCTGCGCCTGCGAGACTCCCTGACCCGCTCCGGCCTGCTGGTGGACGCCGTCACCGGGCGGCTGCCCCTGGGCGCGGACGGCACCCCCCGCAGCCAGGTGGACCCGGTACTGGCCCGCGCCCAGGTGCGCGGCGATGAGCGGCGCATGCTCCTGGCCGCCCTGACCCGTGCCAGCCGTCGGCTGCTGGTCACCGCTGTCAGCGACGCCGAGCACGCCCCCTCGTCCTTCCTGCTGGAGATCGCCCAGGCAGCAGGCACGCCCGTGCTCGACGACGACGGCCAGCCGCTCCTTCAGGAGGACGTCGGCGACCTCACCCTGCGCGGCCTGGTAGCCGAGCTGCGCCAGCACCTGCTGGTCGGCGCCCTCCCGGAGGCCTCCGACACCAGGCGGGCGCGGGCGCAGGCAGCCGCGCAGCTGCTGGCCGAGCTGGCCGACCAGGGGGTGACCGGAGCCGCCCCGGAGCAGTGGCTGGGGCTCCAGGGCCCCACCTCCCAGGAGCCGCTGGTGGCGGCAGGGCAGGTCGTGCAGGTCAGCCCCTCCGCCGTCGAGTCCCTAACCCAGTGCCCGTTGCGCTGGTTCCTGCAACGGCACGGCGCCGGTGACGCGCCCTCCGTAGCGCAACGGCTGGGTGACCTGGTGCACCAGCTCGCCCAGGAGCAGGAGGAGCAGGGCCTCAGCCGGGACAGGCTCCTGGAACGCTTTGAGACCCTGCTGCCCACGCTGGGCTACCCCGCTACCTGGCTGGGGCAGGTGGCGGCAGACCACGCCCGGGAGGTGGTCGAGCGCCTGGCCACCTACCTGGAGTCCGTGCTCGAGCCAGCCCTGGTGGAGCAGGAGATAACCGCGGAGCTGCTGCTGGAGCCTGCCGCCGGGAGCCCGGGAGCCCCGGTCCCGGTGCGGGTGTCCGGACGCATCGACCGCCTGGAACGGCTGCCGGGGCCGAGCACCGCCCCCCAGGGGAAGGTCCGCCTCATAGACCTCAAGACCGGGCAGCGGGTCTACAGCGAGGCCAGCCGCCATCCCCAGCTGGCCACCTACCGGCTGGCGCTGGAGGCCAACGGCTACGAGGTGGACGGCGCCGCCCTGGTGCTGCTGGGCAAGGAGCCGCGCAAACGTCACGGTGGCCTGCCCGCCTTGGAGCCCCCGGGGGCGGCCCTGGACCCCAGCCCCGACCCCGACAGCGGGCAGGACTGGGCCCGCGAGCTGCTGCGGGAGGCCGCGCAGGCCGCCAGCGGACCCACCCTGCTGGCACGCAGCGGGGAGCAGTGCCGCAGCTGCTCCGTCAAGGACTCTTGCCCGATCCAGCCAGAAGGCCGCAGGACCATCGTATGA
- a CDS encoding DUF3107 domain-containing protein gives MKVTIGIKHASRELTLETSESQDEVLSRLSGAATGDVVMTDDRGRKVFVPAGSLAYVELGEVEPRRVGFGL, from the coding sequence GTGAAGGTCACCATCGGCATCAAGCACGCCAGCCGGGAGCTCACCCTGGAGACCTCCGAGTCCCAGGACGAGGTGCTCTCCCGCCTGAGCGGCGCAGCCACCGGTGACGTCGTTATGACTGACGACCGGGGCCGCAAGGTGTTCGTCCCGGCAGGCTCCCTGGCCTACGTGGAGCTCGGCGAGGTTGAACCCCGGCGGGTAGGTTTCGGGCTCTGA
- a CDS encoding UPF0182 family membrane protein, whose product MTISILAVAATVLAFFADTWTEVLWFNQIGFARVLWTRWGTMSVLFLVGLVVTAASVGTAMVLARRARMEDPTDVSSRNLAAYREMVDPLWRLFSWGAPLLLGTLAALWELVPHWSKVLLALHAHEFGTTDPQFGLDISFYIFHLPLLRLLLGYLTRTVLLAGVVSVALHYLYGGISLTRSPHVTRQARLHLTVLLALYSLLRGASYWLGRYEALASSNAKFDGAAYTDVNAVLPALAILAAIAVVIAVLFLYSLRTESWRLPVIGVVVSVASALVVGWAYPAVVQQFVVEPNAQAEEAPYIQRNIDATLAAYGLGDVEKQAYDARTTVEAGQLKEDAESTTSIRLLDPNVVAPTFQQLQQQKQYYSFTSSMNVDRYDIGGSSRDTIVAVRELNLDGLDAQQQTWVNTRTVYTHGFGVVTAHGNTATSDGSPSFWEGGIPSRGDLGEYEPRIYFGRQSPSYSIVGGSDGALNELDYPDDASNGQVNTSFAGDGGPDVGNLWNKLLYAIKFREVNILFSGQVNAGSQILYDRDPATRVAKVAPWLTLDANPYPAVVDHDDDASTPKRVVWVVDGYTTSNEYPYSQHESLAEAVTDSTGGTTLLRAPAQANYVRNSVKAVVDAYNGAVKLYQWDEQDPLVKAWQEVFPGTVSPMSEMSADLMAHMRYPEDLFKVQRDVLARYHVTDAAEFYSGGDFWKVPDDPTKDGDSPQSPYYLTLQMPGQERASFSLSSVYIIGGNTDRNVLTGFLAVDSETATGEKGKRAPGYGRLRLLELPRSSNVAGPGQVQNKFNTDPVASPVLTLIGQQGSQVIKGNLLTLPVGGGLLYVQPVYVQSSGDTHFPLLRKVLVLFGDKVGFADTLSEALDKVFGGDSGATTGEQVVDGNAGAANDTSKPPTDPAGGGDSTAAPQPSSEPQATVDPSTPAGTAPAPGGSGDPQADLDKALQDAKTAMTDSEAALKAGDWAKYGEAQKRLNDALNRALEADGRLNG is encoded by the coding sequence ATGACCATCAGCATCCTCGCGGTGGCGGCGACGGTGCTGGCATTCTTCGCGGACACCTGGACCGAGGTGCTGTGGTTCAACCAGATCGGCTTCGCCCGGGTGCTGTGGACCCGCTGGGGCACCATGTCGGTACTGTTCCTGGTGGGCCTGGTGGTTACCGCCGCCAGCGTGGGCACGGCTATGGTCCTGGCCCGCCGCGCCCGGATGGAGGACCCCACTGACGTGTCCAGCCGGAACCTGGCCGCCTACCGGGAGATGGTGGATCCGCTCTGGCGGCTGTTCTCCTGGGGGGCGCCTCTGCTCCTGGGGACCCTGGCGGCCCTGTGGGAGCTGGTGCCGCACTGGAGCAAGGTCCTGCTGGCGCTGCACGCGCACGAGTTCGGCACCACCGACCCCCAGTTCGGCCTGGACATCTCCTTCTATATCTTCCACCTTCCGCTGCTGCGCCTGCTGCTGGGCTACCTGACCCGTACCGTGCTCTTGGCCGGGGTGGTCAGCGTGGCCCTCCACTACCTGTACGGGGGCATAAGCCTGACGCGCTCGCCCCACGTGACCCGCCAGGCCCGCCTCCACCTGACCGTCCTGCTGGCCCTGTACTCGCTGCTGCGGGGCGCCTCCTACTGGCTGGGACGCTACGAGGCCCTGGCCTCCTCCAACGCCAAGTTCGACGGCGCCGCCTACACGGACGTCAACGCTGTGCTTCCCGCCTTGGCGATCCTGGCGGCGATCGCGGTGGTGATCGCCGTGCTCTTCCTATACTCCCTGCGCACCGAGTCCTGGCGCCTGCCGGTGATCGGCGTGGTGGTGAGCGTGGCCTCCGCGCTGGTCGTGGGCTGGGCCTACCCCGCCGTCGTGCAGCAGTTCGTGGTGGAGCCCAACGCCCAGGCGGAGGAGGCCCCTTACATCCAGCGCAACATCGACGCCACCCTGGCGGCCTACGGGCTGGGGGACGTGGAGAAGCAGGCCTATGACGCCCGCACCACCGTGGAGGCGGGCCAGCTCAAGGAGGACGCGGAGTCCACCACCTCCATCCGCCTGCTGGACCCCAACGTCGTCGCCCCTACCTTCCAGCAGCTCCAGCAGCAGAAGCAGTACTACTCCTTCACCTCCTCCATGAACGTGGACCGGTACGACATCGGGGGCAGCAGCAGGGACACGATCGTGGCGGTGCGCGAGCTGAACCTGGACGGCCTGGACGCCCAGCAGCAGACCTGGGTCAACACCCGCACCGTGTACACCCACGGCTTCGGGGTGGTCACCGCCCACGGCAACACGGCCACCTCGGACGGCTCCCCCTCCTTCTGGGAGGGTGGGATCCCCTCGCGCGGTGACCTGGGGGAGTACGAGCCGCGTATCTACTTCGGGCGCCAGTCGCCCAGCTACTCGATCGTGGGTGGCTCCGACGGCGCCCTGAACGAGCTGGACTACCCGGACGACGCCTCCAACGGGCAGGTCAACACCAGCTTCGCGGGAGACGGAGGCCCCGACGTAGGCAACCTGTGGAACAAGCTGCTGTACGCGATCAAGTTCCGTGAGGTGAACATCCTGTTCTCCGGGCAGGTCAACGCCGGCTCCCAGATCCTCTACGACCGCGACCCCGCCACCCGCGTGGCCAAGGTCGCGCCCTGGCTGACCCTGGACGCCAACCCCTACCCGGCGGTGGTGGACCACGACGACGACGCCTCCACCCCCAAGCGCGTGGTGTGGGTGGTGGACGGCTACACCACCTCCAACGAGTACCCCTACTCGCAGCACGAGTCCCTGGCGGAGGCCGTCACCGACTCCACCGGCGGCACCACCCTGCTGCGGGCTCCCGCCCAGGCCAACTACGTGCGCAACTCCGTCAAGGCCGTGGTGGACGCCTACAACGGCGCGGTCAAGCTCTACCAGTGGGACGAGCAGGACCCGCTGGTCAAGGCCTGGCAGGAGGTCTTCCCCGGCACGGTCAGCCCCATGAGCGAGATGAGCGCGGACCTGATGGCCCACATGCGCTACCCCGAGGACCTGTTCAAGGTGCAGCGCGACGTACTGGCTCGCTACCACGTCACTGACGCCGCCGAGTTCTACTCCGGTGGGGACTTCTGGAAGGTGCCTGACGACCCCACCAAGGACGGGGACTCGCCCCAGTCCCCCTACTACCTGACCCTGCAGATGCCGGGCCAGGAGCGGGCCAGCTTCTCCCTGTCCAGCGTGTACATCATCGGCGGCAACACGGACCGCAACGTGCTGACCGGGTTCCTGGCGGTGGACTCGGAGACCGCCACGGGGGAGAAGGGCAAGCGGGCGCCCGGCTACGGCAGGCTGCGGCTGCTGGAGCTGCCGCGCTCCTCCAACGTGGCGGGACCGGGACAGGTGCAGAACAAGTTCAACACCGACCCGGTGGCCAGCCCGGTGCTGACGCTGATCGGCCAGCAGGGGAGCCAGGTCATCAAGGGCAACCTGCTGACGCTGCCGGTGGGCGGGGGGCTGCTGTACGTGCAACCGGTTTACGTGCAGTCCTCGGGGGACACGCACTTCCCGCTGCTGCGCAAGGTACTGGTCCTGTTCGGGGACAAGGTCGGCTTCGCGGACACGCTCTCCGAGGCCCTGGACAAGGTGTTCGGGGGCGACTCGGGGGCCACGACCGGTGAACAGGTGGTGGACGGCAACGCGGGAGCGGCCAATGACACCTCCAAGCCGCCCACGGACCCTGCGGGTGGTGGCGACTCCACCGCGGCCCCGCAGCCCAGCTCGGAGCCCCAGGCCACCGTGGATCCCAGCACCCCGGCGGGCACCGCCCCGGCACCGGGGGGCAGCGGGGACCCGCAGGCGGACCTGGACAAGGCCCTGCAGGACGCCAAGACCGCTATGACAGACTCGGAGGCGGCGCTGAAGGCGGGTGACTGGGCCAAGTACGGTGAGGCCCAGAAGCGCTTGAACGACGCCTTGAACCGGGCCCTGGAGGCTGACGGGCGCCTGAACGGGTAG
- a CDS encoding PPA1309 family protein, protein MSNSPTAPSPTPTAADQAPRPLSRQESLARTLVEIEGHVDQLGWDRPVLVFALARTLAVRDADPQVARLLPPEALQEAQANPEALTAVLQEDLPEASTLEELLGALAWPEHVEGAAICTESTVVPAAVEQEALALADEQERAELLRTHPERQDVRILAAALRSGDSWCVMRSRGQEELLQGESLVPQLVTGLHSTFA, encoded by the coding sequence ATGAGCAACTCCCCCACCGCCCCTTCCCCCACGCCCACCGCCGCAGACCAGGCGCCCCGGCCCCTGAGCCGCCAGGAGTCCCTGGCGCGCACCCTGGTCGAGATCGAGGGCCATGTAGACCAGCTCGGCTGGGACCGGCCGGTGCTGGTCTTCGCCCTGGCCCGCACCCTGGCCGTGCGGGACGCTGACCCGCAGGTGGCCCGGCTCCTACCGCCGGAGGCCCTGCAGGAGGCGCAGGCCAACCCGGAGGCCCTGACCGCGGTGCTGCAGGAGGACCTGCCGGAGGCCTCCACCCTGGAGGAGCTACTGGGTGCCCTGGCCTGGCCGGAGCACGTCGAGGGGGCGGCGATCTGCACAGAGTCCACGGTGGTTCCTGCCGCGGTGGAGCAGGAGGCCCTGGCCCTGGCTGACGAGCAGGAGCGGGCAGAGCTCCTGCGCACGCATCCTGAGCGCCAGGACGTGCGGATCCTGGCCGCGGCGCTGCGCAGCGGGGACAGCTGGTGCGTCATGCGCAGCCGGGGGCAGGAGGAGCTGCTGCAGGGCGAGTCCCTGGTGCCCCAGCTGGTCACCGGGCTGCACAGCACCTTCGCCTGA
- a CDS encoding zinc-dependent metalloprotease, with product MSAESQDPFERLRGLLASLMGEQAAADAVAALQASGVDAEQLASMGGLEELSRMSPNQVLALRAQLQQMLSSSAGEPVNWKVGQELALQQARSGGDPVVTAAQAQEVRQALTVADLWLDTCTDFLPAPGVREAWSRADWVEHTIPAWKEVCAPVATAATEALTSALVEQIKEMPAHLGEQTRQLGALGSMMRMMAGTAFALQLGQAIGQLATESVSATDIGLPLCHRPGTALVPASVAAFAQGLDVPEEEVRMFLAVREAATARLYAHVPWLRGQVMAAVEAYARAIKIDHRAVQEAVSQVDPSDPQALQEALRGGMFAPQQTPAQQEALTRLETLLAVVEGWVEVVTFQAVVAQLPHALQLQEMLRRRRAQGGTAEQVFARLVGLAFRPRRAREAAQLWRHLGTQVEVGERDAFWKHPDIAPGPQDLDAPEDFLALRRAARDMESQVDAALESLLEGTLGYEGDAESH from the coding sequence ATGTCGGCAGAGTCACAGGACCCCTTCGAGAGGCTGCGTGGCCTGCTGGCCTCCTTGATGGGGGAGCAGGCCGCCGCCGACGCCGTCGCCGCCCTGCAAGCCTCCGGGGTGGACGCCGAGCAGCTGGCCAGCATGGGGGGCCTGGAGGAGCTCTCCAGGATGAGCCCCAACCAGGTCCTGGCCCTGCGTGCCCAGCTGCAGCAGATGCTCAGCTCCTCAGCCGGTGAGCCCGTGAACTGGAAGGTCGGCCAGGAGCTGGCCCTGCAGCAGGCCCGCTCCGGCGGGGACCCGGTGGTCACCGCCGCCCAGGCCCAGGAGGTGCGCCAGGCCCTGACCGTGGCCGACCTGTGGCTGGACACCTGCACAGACTTCCTGCCAGCCCCCGGGGTGCGGGAGGCCTGGAGCCGGGCGGACTGGGTGGAGCACACCATCCCCGCCTGGAAGGAGGTCTGCGCCCCGGTGGCCACGGCCGCCACGGAGGCCCTAACCAGCGCCCTGGTCGAGCAGATCAAGGAGATGCCCGCGCACCTGGGGGAGCAGACCAGGCAGCTGGGGGCCCTGGGCTCCATGATGCGCATGATGGCGGGCACCGCCTTCGCCCTGCAGCTGGGGCAGGCTATCGGGCAGCTGGCCACCGAGTCCGTCTCCGCCACCGACATCGGCCTGCCCCTGTGCCACCGCCCTGGGACCGCCCTGGTGCCTGCCTCCGTGGCGGCCTTCGCGCAGGGGCTGGACGTGCCCGAGGAGGAGGTGCGCATGTTCCTGGCGGTGCGGGAGGCGGCCACGGCCCGCCTGTACGCGCACGTGCCCTGGCTGCGCGGCCAGGTCATGGCGGCGGTGGAGGCCTACGCCCGGGCGATCAAGATCGACCACCGTGCCGTCCAGGAGGCGGTCAGCCAGGTGGACCCCAGTGACCCGCAGGCCCTGCAGGAGGCGCTGCGCGGCGGCATGTTCGCCCCGCAGCAGACGCCGGCCCAGCAGGAGGCCCTCACCCGCCTGGAGACCCTGCTGGCGGTGGTCGAGGGCTGGGTGGAGGTGGTCACCTTCCAGGCGGTGGTGGCCCAGCTGCCCCACGCGCTCCAGCTGCAGGAGATGCTGCGCCGCCGTCGCGCCCAGGGAGGGACGGCGGAGCAGGTCTTCGCCCGCCTGGTGGGGCTGGCCTTCCGGCCCCGCCGCGCCCGGGAGGCTGCCCAGCTGTGGCGGCACCTGGGCACGCAGGTGGAGGTCGGTGAGCGGGACGCCTTCTGGAAGCACCCGGATATCGCCCCCGGCCCCCAGGACCTGGACGCTCCCGAGGACTTCCTGGCCCTGCGCCGCGCCGCCCGGGACATGGAGTCCCAGGTGGACGCGGCCCTGGAGTCCCTGCTGGAAGGCACCCTGGGCTATGAGGGGGACGCCGAGTCCCACTGA
- a CDS encoding YlbL family protein, which produces MVPVTAPDEAHPHSARPLTADPLQQPREPAAPPAPAPGPEGRPRRRLRWLLAGALVLVLAAALMARLPQGKVIESPGPTWDVLASTPGTDGQPGTDLIAVSGAPTYATSGQMRMTTVSVSGCPGHPITGLDVIVAWLSPDQRVVDREQICPASLSQQDIDEQSHLQMTSSQDSAVLAALMESGAATSMTLTINGGTTEQAQALFQEGDVLREITVSGTKTTLTSFVQLRELLAATPVGTPVELGLERGGQPTSVQLTTQPPQEEGRAGSVLGVLISAKADSQVEATFALQDVGGPSAGMMFALGIVDKLTPGPMLSGQDLAGTGTIDIAGKVGPIGGVVQKMKGAARDGATVFLAPAANCDEVVGNEPEGLTVVPVSTLHEAVEAATLVGQGSTAGLRSCQAVLSQG; this is translated from the coding sequence ATGGTCCCCGTGACTGCGCCTGATGAAGCACACCCGCACTCCGCTAGGCCCCTGACCGCGGACCCGCTCCAACAGCCCCGGGAGCCCGCGGCGCCCCCTGCGCCCGCCCCCGGGCCGGAGGGGCGGCCTCGGCGTCGGCTGCGGTGGCTGCTGGCAGGAGCGCTGGTGCTGGTGCTGGCCGCGGCGCTCATGGCCCGGCTGCCCCAGGGGAAGGTCATTGAGAGCCCGGGTCCCACCTGGGACGTGCTGGCCAGTACCCCGGGCACTGACGGGCAGCCGGGCACGGACCTGATCGCCGTCAGCGGCGCCCCCACCTACGCGACCTCCGGGCAGATGCGTATGACCACCGTGTCGGTCAGCGGCTGCCCGGGCCACCCGATCACCGGCCTGGACGTGATCGTGGCGTGGCTGTCCCCGGACCAGCGGGTGGTGGACCGCGAGCAGATCTGCCCGGCCTCCTTGAGCCAGCAGGACATTGACGAGCAGTCGCACTTGCAGATGACCTCCTCCCAGGACTCCGCCGTGCTGGCCGCCCTGATGGAGTCCGGGGCCGCCACCTCCATGACCTTGACGATCAACGGCGGCACCACCGAGCAGGCCCAGGCCCTGTTCCAGGAGGGGGACGTGCTGCGGGAGATCACCGTCTCCGGCACCAAGACGACGCTCACCAGCTTCGTGCAGCTGCGGGAGCTGCTGGCGGCCACTCCCGTGGGCACCCCGGTGGAGCTGGGGCTGGAGCGGGGCGGCCAGCCCACCAGCGTCCAGCTCACCACGCAGCCGCCGCAGGAGGAGGGCCGGGCAGGCTCGGTGCTGGGGGTGCTGATCAGCGCCAAGGCCGACTCTCAGGTAGAGGCTACCTTCGCCCTGCAGGACGTGGGCGGTCCCAGCGCCGGCATGATGTTCGCCCTGGGGATCGTGGACAAGCTCACCCCCGGCCCCATGCTAAGCGGGCAGGACCTGGCTGGCACGGGCACCATTGACATCGCCGGGAAGGTCGGCCCGATCGGTGGCGTCGTCCAGAAGATGAAGGGGGCGGCGCGTGACGGCGCCACGGTGTTCCTGGCTCCGGCCGCCAACTGTGACGAGGTGGTGGGTAACGAGCCTGAGGGCCTGACCGTGGTCCCGGTGAGCACGCTGCACGAGGCGGTTGAGGCCGCCACGCTGGTGGGCCAGGGCTCGACTGCGGGCCTGCGCAGCTGCCAGGCGGTGCTCTCCCAGGGCTGA